GCGCGACAAGCTCGGTCAGCTCGCCCCGCTCCGGGTCCACGGCACAGACCGCCGTGCGGACCTCGCCGTCGAGCAGGCGCAGCCCAGCGAGCAGCCGCCCGTCGGGCAGCCGGAGCAGCGTCGGCCCGCCGACCTGGACACCCAGGTCGATCCAGCTCCAGTCCCGGTACGGCGGGCCGGCGCGGCCGAGCTGCGCGGTGGCGGCGTCACCGTCGCGACGCAGCAGGCAGACGGCGGTGCCGTCCGGGTCGAAGACCAGCCCCGACTCGTTGGGGTACCCGCCCTCGAAGAGCGTCGGCACCCAGGGCTGGAGGTCGATGCCGTTCCCGCTGCGGTAGAGCCGGGCGAACCGCGGCTCACGGGTGGCGTAGCCGACGCCGTACATCGCGCCCTCGTGCCAGGCCGCCCGCCACACCCAGACACCCGGCTCGCCGACCGGGACACGATCGCCCCAGGCGTGCCCGTCCGCGGAGAGCCAGGTCATCGTCTGGAACTCCTTGGTGGTCTCGCCGGTGGCCGCCACCGCCAGCAGCTGTAGCCGTCCGTCCGGCCGCAGGACGAAGCGCGGGTCGCGCAGGTCGACCCCGGGCTGGCGGACGACCGTCGCCGATGTCCACGACCGCCCGTCGGTGGAGGTCAGCACCCGGACCACGCCGTCCCCGGAGAGGTGGGTCCGGGCCTCCCGGAAGACGCAGAACCAGCTCCCGGCGTACCGGACCAGGTCGGTGAAGGCGCTGTGCGGCGCGCTGTCGCCGATCCGATGGACGGCGGTGACCTCGGCGGTGGTGCGGCGGGTGGGTGACGACGTCTCGCGCGGCGGCCTCCTGGCGGTGGGGGACGACGGCCGACGCTAACCGCCCCAGCCGACGCCCGCACCGCCACGAGACGAACGCGCGACGAACTCCCCGTCCGGGTGTGGCTCGTACTGTCGGATTGATGTCGCCCGTGCGGCGGCGTCGGCGCGCTGGGGCGGGTTGATGGCGCTGGCCGGTCACGATTGCGGCGGCCTGCCGGTCGTCGCGCGGGCCGGTTGCGTCGGTTGGGGGTGGCGTCGGTGCTCAGCTCGTTCCTCCAGACCATGGCGACCAGGATGGTCGAGGAGATCCTCAAGCGACTGGTCGAATGGCTCGCACCGAAGGCGCTGCGGTCCGTGCCGCACCGCGCCGCGCCGAACTGCCCGCGCTGCGGCGGGTACGGCGTGGCCCGCTGGGCGCCTGGCGGGGTGCGGGCGGTCTTCGTGCTGTCCCTGCTGGCCTTCACGTGGGGCTTCGCGGGCGTCCTGCTCGGCGTGCCGGCGGTGGTGTTGGCAGTGGTCGGTGGAATCTTGTCCGACGGTCTCGGCGCGATGCTGCCCGCCCTGCTCGTGCTGCTGGGCCTGCCGGTTTCGGCCACCGTGATGATCGCGGGAGCGCTCGGGCTGGCGTATTACCAGAGCTACCCGCCGAAACGGTGCAACCGCTGCCGTGGCAGCTGGCCACGGCGAGAGCGCGACGAGTACCTGCGGGCGGCCCGGCCGGTGTTCACCTGTGGTTGCGGTCAGCGGCTACGGGTGCCCGGGCCCGCCGGGGCCCGGCTGCGCTGCCCGCGCTGCGGCACCGAACACGCCACCCCGGCCGCGGCCGGACGCTGACCTGGACGCGATCAGCGTGCCGTCCAGGTCGAAGACGATCCGGTGTATCTGCCGCACCCCGCCGAGCTAGCCGCCGGCCGGCTCCTGCTGGGCGCGGTGTGCGGCGGCGACCCGCTTCGGGGCGCGGGCGGCCAGGTCGACCCGCCGCAGCGGCCTCTCGGTGTGCTCGGCGAGCAGTTGGCCGAGCACGTGCCGGGCTTCGGCCGCCTTGGCCGGCTCCGGATTGTCCAGGCTGATCAGCGCCTTCCACAGCGCCCAGCCGCGCCCGCGCGCCCAGGTGGCCGAGTCGACGTCGAGCGCGTCGTGGAAGGCGGCCCTGCTCGGGCCGTGCAGCAGCGTCCAGGCGATCACGGTGTCGCAGGCGGGATCGCCGACACCACAGCAGCCGAAGTCGATGACGGCGGCCAACCGGCCGCCGCGGACCAGCAGGTTGCCGGCCGCGACGTCGCCGTGGAACCAGACCGGCGGCCCCGCCCAGTTGGCGTCGAGCGCGGCCTGCCACATGGCGGTGACCGCGTCGACGGGCAGCCGGTCGCGGTGCGCCCCGATCGCCGCACGCGTCTCGGCGTCGTAGGTGGCCAGCGGGCCGCCCCGCCACGCGCTGTGTGGGCCGGCCGCCGGGCCCCCGGTGGCGTCGACGCCCCGCAGCGCGCGCAGGAAACCGGCGAGGTCGGTGGCGAACCGGGTCAGGTCGTCGATCCGCTCGGGCCGCGCGGTCCGTCCGCCGATCCACCGGTAGACCGACCACGGGTACGGGTAGCCGGCGCCCGCCCGACCGTGGGCCAGCGGGGTGGGCACCTCCCGCGGCAGCCGTTCGCCGAGCACCGGCAGCCAGCGCTGTTCCTTGGCGACCTGGATTGCGTACCCCGCGCCGCTGGGCAGCCGCACGGTCATCGCGTCGCCCAGGTGGAAGGTGCGGTTGTCCCAGCCGCCGACCTCCACCGCGCGTACCGGCAGCTCGGCCCAGTGCGGGAACTGGTCGGCGACCAGGCGGCGGACCAGTGCCTCGTCGATCCGGCCGGCCACCGCCTCATCGGTGTCGGGTACGTCGGGGAGGTCCTGTGCGTCCATCCGCCCGAGCCTGCGGGGACCGGGTCAGGTCCGCAAACGGCTTTTACGCCGGACGCTGGGGTCGGTGGCGTGCTGAGCGCGACCACGGTCCGCTCGGCGTGCTGACCCACCGCGTTCACCGGATGGCAATGCGCGACGACCCGACTGCCGACGTCCTGCGTGGACGGTCATAATGGGCCGCATGGTTGCCTGGGAGTACGCCCTGCTCGTCCGCCGCTATCAGGGGCAGGGCCGCAATTTTCACGTCTCGTTCGTCTGGTACGCGCCGGACGGTTCCCGTAGGGACATCACCGCCTTCGGTGACACCGCCATCGCGCACCTCAATCGGGTCGGCCGGGAGGGCTGGGAACTGGTCTCCGCCGCGGAGGACGTGAACAACGTCCAGGGCAGCACCGAGGTCCACCGCTACCACCTCAAGCGCCCCCTGGCCTGAAACGCGCCCGCCGCGTACCTCCCGCCACCCCCACCCCCGCCCCCGCGCCCCGCCCCCGCCCCCGCGCCGCGCCCCGCGCCGCCCCGCGCGTCGATCTAGGGAGAATCGCCGCTGGTTGATCTCCAGCCGCAGCCATTTTCCCTAGATCGACGCGGTGGGCGGTCGGCGCGGCGCGGCGGCCGGCGGTCGGCGGGACGAGTCAGGTCAGGTCGACGGTGGGGTAGAGGGGGAACGGGGCCAGCAGGTCGGTGGCCTGGCGGGCGATCTTGTCGGCGAGGGCCGGGTCGAGGGTGTACTTGGCCTTCGAGGGGGTGCCGTCGGCGTTGGCGCCGGCCGTGGTCTGGGTGAGCACGGTGTGCATCAGCTCCGCCGTCTGGTCCATCTCCGCGGTGCCCAGGCCGCGGGTCGTCAGCGCCGGCGTGCCGATCCGGATGCCGGAGGTGTACCAGGCGCCGTTCGGGTCCTGCGGGACCGAGTTGCGGTTGGTGACGATGCCCGAGTCCAGCAGCGCCTGCTCGGCCTGCCGGCCGGTGAGCCCGTACCCGGACACGTCGATCAGCACCAGGTGGTTGTCGGTGCCGCCGGTGACCAGCTTCGCGCCCCGGCTCAGCAGCCCCTCCGCGAGGGCCTGCGCGTTGTCGACGATCCGCTGGGCGTAGTCGGCGAAGTCGGGGCGGCGGGCCTCGGCCAGGGCGACCGCCTTGGCGGCCATCACGTGCGGCAGCGGACCGCCGAGCACCATGGGGCAGCCCCGGTCCACCTGGTCGGCCAGCTCGGGCTGGCAGAGCACCATGCCGCCGCGCGGGCCGCGCAACGACTTGTGCGTGGTGGTGGTGACGATGTGCGCGTGCGGCACCGGGTCGAAGTCGCCGGTGAACACCTTGCCCGCCACCAGGCCCGCGAAGTGCGCCATGTCCACCATGAAGGTGGCGCCGACCGAGTCGGCGATCTCCCGCAGGATCCGGAAGTTCACCTTCCGGGGGTACGCCGAGTAGCCGCCGACCAGGATCAGCGGCTTGAACTCGCGGGCCACCTCGGCCACCCGGTCGTAGTCGATGAGGCCGGTCGCCGGGTCGGTGCCGTAGCTGCGCTGGTCGAACATCTTGCCGGAGATGTTCGGCCGGAAGCCGTGCGTGAGGTGGCCGCCGGCGTCCAGCGACATGCCGAGCATCCGCTGGTTGCCCAGCTCGCGGCGCAGCGCGAACCAGTCGGCCTCGGTGAGGTCGTTGACCTGGCGCACCTGCGCCTTCTTCAGCGCGGGGGACTCCACCCGGTCGGCCAGCACCGCCCAGAACGCGACCAGGTTGGCGTCGATGCCCGAGTGCGGCTGCACGTAGGCGTGCGCCGCGCCGAACAGCTCGCGGGCGTGCTCGGCGGCGAGCGCCTCGACGGTGTCGACGTTCTGGCAACCGGCGTAGAAGCGGCGCCCGACGGTGCCCTCGGCGTACTTGTCGCTGAACCAGTTGCCCATCGCGAGCAGGGTCGCCGGGGAGGCGTAGTTCTCGCTGGCGATGAGCTTGAGAGACTCCCGCTGATCGGTCAGCTCGGCGCCGATGGCGTCGGCCACCCGCGGCTCGACAGCCCGGATCACCTCGAGGGCACTCCGGAAAGCGGTGGACTCGGCGTTGCGCGACATGCGACCTCCTACAGACGTGCGGAAGGCCCAGGCGCTCGGCAAACGTCCTCGTGACGGGGCCGCTCCCCGATGGTTCTCCATCCCCACGCGCCAGTAACGGCCCGGGCCGATCCTACCGGCCCGGTCCGGGCCCGCCCGGCCGACCTCCGGACACGACCCGCCGAGGTGGTTGGGCCGGCCGTGGCAGGGCAATCGGTAGGGGTCTGCCGCGCCGGTGCGGGTGCGGCCGCCGTCCGCACGAGAGGAGTCGACACCATGACCACACCGACCACCGAGCGTCCGCTCGCCGTGGTGACCGGGGCGTCCAGCGGGATCGGGTACGAGTTGGCCGCGCAGTTCGCCGAGCACGGCTTCGACCTGGTCATCGCCGCCGAGGACGACGGCATCACGACGGTGGCGGAGAAGCTGCGGCGCGACGGCGGCCCGCAGGTCCAGCCGGTACGTGTCGACCTGGCCCGCGAGCAGGGTGTGCAGGAGTTGGTGGCGGCCGTCGCCGCGACCGGGCGCCCGCTGGACGCGCTGGCA
Above is a window of Micromonospora coriariae DNA encoding:
- a CDS encoding exo-alpha-sialidase, which produces MLTSTDGRSWTSATVVRQPGVDLRDPRFVLRPDGRLQLLAVAATGETTKEFQTMTWLSADGHAWGDRVPVGEPGVWVWRAAWHEGAMYGVGYATREPRFARLYRSGNGIDLQPWVPTLFEGGYPNESGLVFDPDGTAVCLLRRDGDAATAQLGRAGPPYRDWSWIDLGVQVGGPTLLRLPDGRLLAGLRLLDGEVRTAVCAVDPERGELTELVALPSGGDTSYPGLVWHDDLLWVSYYSSHEERTCVYLAEVGLTG
- a CDS encoding glycine hydroxymethyltransferase, whose protein sequence is MSRNAESTAFRSALEVIRAVEPRVADAIGAELTDQRESLKLIASENYASPATLLAMGNWFSDKYAEGTVGRRFYAGCQNVDTVEALAAEHARELFGAAHAYVQPHSGIDANLVAFWAVLADRVESPALKKAQVRQVNDLTEADWFALRRELGNQRMLGMSLDAGGHLTHGFRPNISGKMFDQRSYGTDPATGLIDYDRVAEVAREFKPLILVGGYSAYPRKVNFRILREIADSVGATFMVDMAHFAGLVAGKVFTGDFDPVPHAHIVTTTTHKSLRGPRGGMVLCQPELADQVDRGCPMVLGGPLPHVMAAKAVALAEARRPDFADYAQRIVDNAQALAEGLLSRGAKLVTGGTDNHLVLIDVSGYGLTGRQAEQALLDSGIVTNRNSVPQDPNGAWYTSGIRIGTPALTTRGLGTAEMDQTAELMHTVLTQTTAGANADGTPSKAKYTLDPALADKIARQATDLLAPFPLYPTVDLT
- a CDS encoding aminoglycoside phosphotransferase family protein, with product MDAQDLPDVPDTDEAVAGRIDEALVRRLVADQFPHWAELPVRAVEVGGWDNRTFHLGDAMTVRLPSGAGYAIQVAKEQRWLPVLGERLPREVPTPLAHGRAGAGYPYPWSVYRWIGGRTARPERIDDLTRFATDLAGFLRALRGVDATGGPAAGPHSAWRGGPLATYDAETRAAIGAHRDRLPVDAVTAMWQAALDANWAGPPVWFHGDVAAGNLLVRGGRLAAVIDFGCCGVGDPACDTVIAWTLLHGPSRAAFHDALDVDSATWARGRGWALWKALISLDNPEPAKAAEARHVLGQLLAEHTERPLRRVDLAARAPKRVAAAHRAQQEPAGG